From Miscanthus floridulus cultivar M001 chromosome 15, ASM1932011v1, whole genome shotgun sequence, the proteins below share one genomic window:
- the LOC136508954 gene encoding probable calcium-binding protein CML36, with product MKLSVPFCGGSSSSAASPKASKSRRRSKDGKKSGGGSSFSSTASSHECASAVTMPRTVLLPPSPPRASAPGAGSTSRTSSWKPTAVTREELEVALRRVVSSEEELAEMLAEADAGLVVDVVAAAGDEGDLRAAFAVFDADGDGRISAEELRAVLASLGDDCCSVDDCRRMIGGVDADGDGFVCFDEFSRMMMHGL from the coding sequence ATGAAGCTTAGCGTGCCGTTCTgcggcggctcctcctcctccgccgcctctcCCAAGGCGAGCAAGAGCCGGAGACGGTCAAAGGACGGCAAGAAGAGCGGCGGTGGCAGCTCGTTCAGCTCCACCGCGTCCTCCCACGAGTGCGCGTCCGCCGTCACCATGCCGCGCACCGTCCTCCTGCCACCCTCCCCACCGCGAGCGTCGGCGCCCGGGGCGGGCAGCACCAGCAGGACTAGCAGCTGGAAGCCGACGGCGGTGACGCGGGAGGAGCTGGAGGTGGCGCTGCGCCGGGTGGTCTCGAGCGAGgaggagctggcggaaatgctCGCTGAGGCGGATGCCGGGCTCGTCGTCGACGTGGTAGCGGCGGCGGGTGACGAGGGCGACCTCAGGGCGGCGTTCGCGGTGTTCGACGCCGACGGGGACGGCAGGATCTCGGCCGAGGAGCTCCGCGCCGTGCTCGCTTCGCTGGGAGATGACTGCTGCTCCGTTGACGACTGCCGCCGCATGATTGGCGGCGTCGACGCCGACGGCGACGGCTTCGTGTGCTTCGACGAGTTCTCGCGCATGATGATGCATGGGCTGTGA